The genomic window CTCAGGAGAAAGATATTCGGGACATAATAGAGCAGGTATGCACAACCTGCAACCCGTTCCGGAATCTTTCCATCAGTGGGAGGTGGCACAAGAAAAGTAATTTTCATCCGAGCTATGTGTAGATTTCTGAGGAGGTCGCTCCGGTAATAGATATGACACTATCACTTTTATTTGATTCATAACCAGGCTGAATTACGAGCCCAGGATCACGAAAAGCATCAGCATTTGAGCCGAAAGAACCAAGGCCAAACGCCTTCAACATTAGGGACATCAGATACTATACAGGGGAGGACACACAATGATGATATCATTCCTGCCGACAGAAAACCATCAAATTCCCCTTTCTCACCTTGCTCATGATCATGGTGAGTTTTTCCCGATAGCCGGGATAGCGTATGATTTTGGCTATTATTGCTATACTGAAGATACATCACTTTATTCATGAATACGTTCATAGATTGATAACGTGTAAGGAATTACATCTTCATAATTTTCCGACCTTATCCTTCGGAACAATGCAAAGGGAATATCGGGAAAAAATACATCACCAGCAATCTCCCGATGGAGGACTGACAAATAAATCCGATCAGCTATCGCAATCGCCTCCTTGTAGAGTTGTTCACCACCACAGACAAACATCTCATTTTCATCTTCAGGACAAATGGTAATTGCAGATGCTAAATCTCTTGCAATAATGCATCCGGGTGCGCCGTAGCCTGCTTTACCGGTAAGAATGATATTGATTCTCCCGGGAAGTGCGTAGCCAATTGATTCATAGGTTTTCCTACCCATAACCAGGGTATGTCCCATGGTGATGCTTCTGAATCGGCGTAATTCAGCGGGGAGGTTCCAAGGGATACGTCCGCGATTCCCAATAACACGGTTTGATGCCATCGCTGCTATGAGTGATATCCTGAGACCTGGTCTTTTCATGTTGATTTCCCTACTATGGCTAAGTCTCAACTCCATTGCCCGCTTTTCAAACTCATACGTTAATTCTCTCATGACTATAAAAGAAATGATCTCCTTTCTCAATAAAAATAAGTAGAGTCATAAATATGATTAGATGAAATATTCTTACCCGATACTACATGGAAGGCCTTCCGATAAATTATTTCTTTGCTGTTCCGATAATGCAGGGTAACAAATTCAACAAAAAGGCACTGGATGCAATAAGGTGAACATTTATGGAAAGTCCAAATATCATGACGATAAAGCAAGTCGCGGAATATCTCAAGGTAAGCCCACGCACGATTTATAAGTTAGTAAAAACGGGCGGAATTCCTACCTTTAAAATAATGAACATGTGGCGCTTTGAGCAATCCAAAATTGACCAGTGGATACAAGATAAAAGTGAAAGTAATAATTTTAAGTGAACTGGAGGTAAAGAACATGCCAAAAGTATTAATCATCGATGATTCAGCGGTTATGCGTAAGATTATTCAAAGGAATATTCAACAATCAGGCCTTTTGGTGGACGAGTTTGTTGAAGCCGGAGACGGAAGGGAAGGTCTTGAAAAGGCAGCTTCTAATAGTATTGATTTAATCCTCTGCGACTGGAACATGCCCAACATGACAGGGATAGATTTTGTTAAGGCACTTAGGGGTTCTGCACAAAAAAATAATATTCCTATCGTAATGGTGACTACAGAAGGCGGCGAGACAAAGATTGAAGAGGCCAAAAGGAGTGGCGCAAACGGTTACCTGACAAAACCGTTCACACCGGAGCAGTTAAAGTCAAAATTAGGAAATTTTTTACTCGTAAAATAATGGTCGCATCATTTTCGTGCGTCCTTTAAAAATTCTTCTACTTCACCAGAGAAAAAGGAGAGAACGGATTATGACACCAGAAAGTATGATGGGAACCGTCTGTCTGGATATTGCCGAATCTACAAAGACATTGTTTGAAACGATGATTATGATGGATTTGAAGCATGGCGAGGCATCGTTGGTAGATGACACACAAATAAAAACAGACGTTATCGGTATGGTGAGTTTTACCGGTAAATGTCATGGCGTAATTGCCCTTTTTTGTTCACAAACGTTTGCATTAAAGGCTGCATCAGCCCTACTGATGACAGAACTAAACGAATTTACGAGTGAAGTAAAAGATGCGATAGGTGAGATATCAAACATGATCGCAGGAAATGTGAAAACAAAACTTACTGCGCAATACGGCGATATGCATCTCTCCATTCCCATCGTAATTACCGGGGAGGGTCTATCGATTACCGCCGTAAATAATCATCCAATTGTAGCAGAAACCACACTCTCCTGCTTCAGCAAAGATCCGTGGCTCATGACGCCTTTTATTTCCAATAATGAAAAATTTAACATCGGTTTGTTGTTGAAAGAATCAAAAAAATAGCATTCATTCTATAGTAACAAAAATGGAAAACCCTATAATCAAAAAGTCACCATCCTCCAAGCTGGAGGAAACTCTGATAAACACCTTTCCCCGGATTTGCACCGATTGTGGTAAATTAACAAACAAACAGTTTTTACTGACAAATCCCGTGCTGCAAAACACAACACTGAGCGAATTCATTAAGAATGCCAACACAAGCTATATACTGGCAAAATTGACGATTGAAGAGTTTTACGAGGGAGAACTGTATTTAATCTTTACCGTAAAAGAGGCTATTACGATAGGAAGTCTCTTGTTAACCCTTGAAGATGCCATAATAAGGGAAAATGCAGACAAGGGTATTTTTGAAGGTGATTGTACAGACGCATTCAAGGAATTTGCGAATCAGGTCTGCGGTATGTTAGACAACGAACTAAGACCGAAGTTACCCAAGCCCATCCACCTGAAATTAACAAGCACGGTTCTCATGAACAAAGAGAACGCAAACACGGTACTCAGTGAAGAAATCTTGAATGAAGAACGCCTTATTCTGACGGCGACTATGCAGATTCTTGGCTTTGATGACGGCAAATTCATACTAAGTATTTCCAAACTGGTTGGTGAAGAATTTTTTTGTGAGATCATCGCAGAGGATACCAAAAAGTTCAGGGGCACGATACTCGTTGTAGATGATTCAAATACTGACCTCCGAATTATACGAAAACTTTTAGGTGATGAATATAAGGTATTGGTCACGGACAATCCAAACAGTGCACTCTCTAGGCTTCAAAAAGACCACATCGACCTTGTTTTAATTGATGTTCACATGCCAGGTATTAGCGGGATAACGCTTTGTGAACGATTTAGAAGGAATGCAATGTCTAATGCAATACCAATTATAATATGCTCCTCATCTCCAACGCAAGAAAACGTGATACAAGCCATTCGCGCTGGAGCGGAAGACTTTCTGGTTAAACCATTCACCAGACAAAAATTAATTGAAAAGATTAATAAGCACTTAATAAACAGAAACGTACTCTTAAATTCTTAGGAAGGTATCATTTTAACCCGACGAACATACGAAAACCGCAGATTTCACAGATAACGGGGATCTATTTTTTATAATCCGTGTTCTCTTTTTTGTTGTGACTATGCCACGTTATGAAATTTGTGACTTCCCTTAAAACATGATTGATGAGGACACCGAATATGGAAGACAACATGAATCTTATGGACGATGTTGAAATTGTTAAAGAATTTCTTGTCGAATCTAATGATCACCTGGACGACGTTGAATCCAAAATACTGGATTTGGAAAAGAACCCCGAAGATGTTGATATTATTAATGGCATATTCCGTCCGATTCACAGCATAAAAGGTAGCGCTGGTTTCCTGGGTCTGAAAGATATCGGTAAGGTAAGTCACGAATTAGAAACGCTTCTGGATGAAGGAAGGAAGGCCAAAATAATAATTACACCGGGGATCATTGAGATCCTCTACGAAGGCGTAGACCTATTGAAAAAACTCAGAGATGTGGTAGTTAAAAAGGTTGATAACACGAATGCCTCCATAGATGTAATTAATTACCACCCATTTTTATCAAAAATACCTGCTATTTTAGGACACCATCAGGGTGTCGCACAAAAAGAAAAGACCATGGGTAACTCTCTAAAGGAAAAGCATATTGGCGAAATATTAGTGGAAACTGGCGATATTAGCAAAGATCAACTGGAAATAGCATTACAGGAACAGGCACAGGGAAAACGATTGGGTGAAATATTGGTCGAAAAAGGAATGACTACCCCAGAAAAAATTAATGACGCACTCAAGGTCCAATCGGTGATAGGCAAACCATCTTCTGAAACGGTTAAGGTAGATACCCAAAAGTTGGATAACCTGGTTAATCTTGTGGGTGAACTGGTGATTGCCAATGCCCTCATCTGTGAAACGCTGGGAAACATCAATCGCGGCGCAAACAAAAATTTTTCTCACCTCAACAAGATCGTTAAAGATATACAGGATCAGGTCATGTGCATGAGGATGGTGCCTTTGAAATCAACCTTCCAAAAGATGGCCAGACTCGTGCGGGATGTTTCCGCAAAGGTGGGCAAGAAGGTTCAGTTGGAAATTTCCGGGGAAGAGACGGAACTGGACAAGACAGTAATTGATGAGATCGGGGATCCGCTCGTACACATTATCAGAAACTCAATCGATCATGGAATCGAGCCTCTGGAGGAGCGAATAGCGAAAGGGAAACCGGCAGATGGTCTTGTGCGGTTAAATGCCTTCCATCGGGCTGGCAACATTGTCATCGAAATAGAAGACGATGGAAAAGGCCTTTGTAAAGAGAGGATTTTAAGAAAGGCAATTGAAAGGGGTTTAGTCGATGGAAATGCCACTCTCTCAGATCAGCAAATCTTTAATCTCATTTTTGCCGCAGGGTTCTCTACAGCCGAAAGGATAACCGATGTTTCAGGACGCGGCGTGGGGATGGACGTCGTAAAAAAGAATGTCGAGCGTCTGCGGGGAAAGGTAGAGATTTCTACCGTAGAAGGAAAAGGAACAAAAATTTCCATCAAACTGCCGCTTACTTTGGCAATTATTGATGGCATGATTGTGCAGGTTGGTCCTGAAAAATACATCGTCCCCATGCTTTCCATTGAGGAGTCCATCCGTCCAAAGAAAGAAGACATATCTACCGTGCAACAACGCGGGGAATTGATTAACGTGCGGGGCGATTTGCTCCCCATGGTGCGTCTCCATAATTTGTATAATGTTCCGCCGAAGAGAATGAATCCGTGGGAGGCACTCATCCTGGTCGTTGAAGGTGAGGGGCAAAGATGCGGGATTCTTGTCGACGATCTCCTCGGCCAACAGCAGATAGTCATTAAGAGTCTGGGAGAACAGTTCCGCAATATCAGAGGCATTTCCGGCAGCGCTATCCTTGGTGACGGACGCATAGGCCTTATTTTGGACGTTGGGGGTATTATGAGTATGGCGTTGAATTAGCTATCGGGGGTAGGGTGGGCATCGCCCACCAAAAAATAGGCAACCTAAACGAGATGCTTGTTGGGATACCCGGTTAACTGTTCATTTATCAGGCTGGAATAGTGATATTAATTTATTATGAGACTTCCAATAACGAATATCGAACAGGGAATAATGAATGTCGAAGGATAAGAGAATATTTGATCTTGAAGAACGCTTAATAGATTTTGCCGTCAGAATTATTCGGACAACGGAATCCTTACCAAAAACCAGGGTGGGAAATCACATTGCGGGGCAACTTATTCGCTGCGGTACATCATCCGCTCCCAATTATGGTGAAGCCCAAAGCGCAGAATCTCGTTCTGACTTTATACACAAGATGAAAGTCTCCCTTAAGAGTTACGTGAAACAAAGATATGGTTATTAATAATTGTAAAAGCCAATCTCATAAAACCAATGTCAAAGCTTGCACCCCTGATTAATGAGAATAATGAGCTTATTTCGATTTTTGTGACAAGTGTAAAAACCGTGAAACAAAACGTGGATAAGAAAACCTCATAGTTCGAAATTCCTTGTTCGATATTCGTTATTTAACGGGACGGGCAGAACGATGCAAATAGTATCAAATGTTTCAGGTACGAATGATCAATGGTTTAAAAAAATCGTTGGCCAAAAGACGGCCTCCTGATCCCCGTTCCCTGACACCTGACACCTGATCGCTAAAAAATTGGTAGAGTAGAAAAAGAGAGACTTGGTTAAAGAAAAAGCCCTCCAAATATGGTAAAAAATAGTTTTGATACAAGAAACTAAACCATAAAGAAAAGGAGGGCTATATGGGAGCAACCCCATGCACAGATGGTATCACAATAGAATTTGGTTGTCAAATTCGGGTTGAATTAAAGGACGGCAGCCTGGAGTCGATTCTCAAGGCATTTTGCAAGATACTGCCGGAGATATTAAGGGATTTTATTCAGAAGATCGTGGTTGGTTTTGGTGAGAGTGCGATGGCGCAATCACGGAAGCCATTTTGCTGCGACGAATGTGGGAATGACAAGGAGTTTATCTGGAAGACGAGGCATGGAAAAGAGACGAAGATACTGACGGTCTTTCAGTGGTTGAGATTAGAGCAGTTGCAGGTGCAGTGCAAGAGGTGCGGTCATAAGATGTATATAACGCGAAAGCTTCTGGGGATGGAGCGGATGAAGCGAATACCACCGGAGACGTATCGGAAGCTTGGGCTGGTAGGATCGTTAACGACCTACCGGGTAGCGAAGAAGATCGTGTCGATGTTTGGCTGGACAGTAGACAAGATGACGATATGGAAATCGGTACAAAAGACGGCAGCAGAGATAGATTTTCAACTCGACGAGAAGGGACTTCCCCTGGGAGAAGCAGACGGGACAGGGGTAGGGATTAAGGGGATAGCAAAACGAGGCAAGGAGCTCAAGGTCTTTGTGCAATACAAGAGCGGTGGAGGGGTGAGAGTGGCAGGGCTTGACATAGGGAATTACAACGGCAGTTGGGATACGCTGTTTGGTAAGAGTATTAAGGTGTTCAGGAAGTTTTCCCAGTTTCTTTTGATAACCGATGGCGACACCTCTATTTTGGATAGTTTGAAAGGTAAGATCAAGGTGCTTGTACAGAGATGTTTGTGGCATATTCCGTATCAGGCAAAGTATGTATTGTGGCAGGATGGGCTCAAGAGCAAGGGGAAAGAATGGCTGGAGGTGATGTCTGAGCTTATGGAGGTCTGTGCGATACGGCCATTGGTTGATTGTCAGAAGACCATCGAGAAAATGATAGAGTCCAAGAGGAAACGATTGGATGCGGTGATTCAGCATTGTTTGTCGAAGGGATATACTCATACCGCATCCTATCTTGAGAATGCCAGGCCTGATATGTTTACGGCGATAGAAAAGAGGCTCAATGGCAGAACGACAAGTAAAGTAGAGCGCGTCATGCGTACGGTTAACATGCGGGTGAATGTGAGCAAATGGAGTGTTGCCGGGGCGCTGAACGTTACCAAAATTCGGCTTGCCTATTACTACAACGGCTTTGATGCGTGACAACTATACATTGGAGGACTTTTCTCAGGTCTCCACTTGACAACGCTACTAAAAAATTACTTATTTTAAAACTATATATAGGCCATTCTTATTTACCATAAAGAGTACGGGAGAAAAAATACTATGAAAGTTACTTTAAGCACAAAAATTATTTCGTTATTTATTATTGGTGGTTTAGTGCCCTTGGTCGCGATCGGCGTATTGAGCTATTACAGCTCAAGTAAGGCATTGAAAGAACAAGCATTTAATCAGCTAGCTTCTGTAAGAAATGTCAAACAAGCATTTATTAATGATTGGTTTTCAAAAAGAAAATGCGATGCGGTAACTCTTTCAAAAAATGAGATGGTTATCAATGCGACAAAGGAATTTAAAAAGGCATTTAATGAGCTGGGGGCCGAAAAAGTGCGAGACTTGTATATTACCAAAAATCCGTTCCCAGCCGGTAAAAAACTGGAATATGTTGATGCACAGGACGGCAGCAATTATAGCAAATTACATGCACGGTATCACCCTGTTTTCAAACAGTACCTTGAAGAATATGGGTATTATGATATTTTCCTTTTGGATGCAGAAACAGGGAATATCCTTTACACCGTTTTTAAAGAATTGGATTTCGGCTCCAATTTAGTTTCGGGACTTTACAATATGAGCAATATTTCAAAGTTATACAAGGATATTAATTCTACGAATGCCATTCATGAACAGAGTTATGCAAAACTGGTTGATTTTGAACCTTATGCACCGTCGAATGGAGATCCGGCGTCTTTTATCGCTGCCCCAATCTATGACAATAATCAAAAGATAGGGACACTCATTTTTCAAATGCCCATCAGTAAAATTGATGCAATCATGCAGGATCGCTCCGGTCTTGGAGAAACAGGAGAGACCTATCTGGTAGGATCGGATAAACTGATGCGCTCCAATTCCCGATTTTCGGAAAAGCCAACTATCTTTGTCACCAGGGTTGATACTGAAGCCGTAAAGGAATCCTTAGCCGGTAAGGCCGATTCCAAAACCATCAGGGATTATCGCGGCATGCCTGTTTTAAGCGCATATGCGCCATTCAACGTACTCGGTCTAAATTGGTCCATTATAGCGGAGATCGATGAGGCAGAGGCGCTCAAGGCCGTCAATAATCTAAGGAAGTGGATGATTATCATCGGCCTCGCTTCAGCAGGTTTTGTTGCTGGGTTGGGTATCCTTGTAATTAAGATTACCAGCAAGATATCAGGGCTCTTCAGAACGCTCCTGGATGATTTAACTGAGAGTTCAACGCAGGTAGCCTCCGCCTCAGAACAGATTTCGGCATCAAGTCAGAGCCTTGCCCAAGGCGCTTCAGAGCAGGCCGCCTCCATCGAAGAGACTTCATCATCCATGGAAGAAATGTCCTCCATAACCAAGCAGAATGCGGAGATTGCACATACGGCATCCGAGTTAGTAACCTCTTGTTTCATGTCTGCACAAACAGGCGACGAGTCTATCACGAAAGTGAACGATTCAATGCAGAAAATCAATGAAAGCAGCAACAACATCGTAAGCATTATCAAGGTTATTGACGGCATTGCCTTCCAGACCAATCTTTTGGCGCTCAACGCCGCTGTAGAGGCTGCGAGGGCAGGAGAACACGGGAAAGGCTTTGCGGTGGTTGCCGAAGAGGTGCGAAATCTCGCACAGCGATGCGCCAGCGCTGCTAAGGATATTACGCAACTCATTGAGGACAGCGCAAAGAAGGTCACCTCAGGCACAGACCTTGTCAAACAATCCAGTGAAATTCTTAAAGAAATTGTTTCGAAAGCAAAGAAGGTTACCGATCTCGTAAATGAAATTACCAACGCCTCAAAAGAACAGGCAGAAGGTATTGACCAGGTCAGCAAAGCCATTACCCAGATGGATCAGGTTACCCAACAAAACGCAGCGAATGCCGAAGAAACAGCTTCATCCAGTGAGGAACTCTCAGCACAGGCAGAAAGTCTGAAGGCGCTTGTGGATAGAATTGCCGGAGAGGTTGGAGCAGGGAAGGAGAATAGCGTGGTTTCGAGCCAGAAAGATGTTCAAGTAACGAAGAAACAGGTGTATGCTCCTTCAAACAAAAAAAACCGGTTTGTTCGGGAAAAAACAGACGGCAGTGCGATGAAAGTGAGTAAAGACAAAGGCCTTAAAGAGTCCTGGCATGATTCACAGGACGATACTTTGCAGGATGATAACGGAAGAATACATGCCGTACCGGCTTCAAAGTCTAGCCGTCTGATTCCCATGTCGGATGATGAATTTAAAGATTTTTAACAAGACAGTATTTCCAGTCGTTGCAGATCTACAACCAAAAATAACCGCCACGCTTTTCCCACCTTTGTAAGGTAGTGAAAAAATGGTAGAAAAACTTACCATAAGGAGATTGAAACATGGCAACTAAGTGGAGTGAAGACCTGTCGATCGGCGTAAAAGCAATCGATGAACAGCATAAAGGAATATTTAGCAGGGTAGATAATTTGCTCAACGCGATGAGGCAGGGTAAGGGTAAAGACGAGATCGGTAAAACATATACATTCTTAGCAGATTATGTAGTCAGGCATTTCAAAGATGAAGAGGATTTAATGGCCAAATACAACTACGATGGTTGTTCAAAGCAAAAGGAAGAACATACGCGATTTGTAAAAGAATTCTCTAGTTTAAAAAGGGAGTTCGAAACAAACGGCACAAGGCCAAATCTGGTAATTGATACACAACGAAAATTGTGTGACTGGTTGACAAATCACATCTCTAACGAGGATAAAAAAATTGGCGTATTTTTGAGGGTAGCGGGATAACCCGTATATAAACGAAGCCTGAAAAATCAAAATGCAAAATAGCGAATAAAATTCAAATACAAATTATCGCAGATACCCATGAAAGGAGAGCACATGCAAGCAGTGAAGGAAAAAGAGAGAAAACCGGGCGTTTCGGAGACGGTATTGCGTGAAGGAAAATACTTGACCTTTGTATTGTGTGGTGAGGAGTATGGTATAGAGATACTTAAGGTCAGGGAAATTATAGGCATTATGAACATAACACCCGTGCCTCAGACACCCGGTTACATGAAGGGAGTAATCAATCTCCGGGGAAAGGTGATTCCTGTTGTAGACCTGAGATTAAAATTTGGATTTCAAGAAGTGGAGCACACAAAGGAGACATGTATCATCGTCGTGGAAGTCATGAATAAACTTACAGGTATTCTTGTAGATACTGTCTCAGAAGTACTTGACGTCAGAGGTCAGGATTTGGAACCCGCACCCCATCTTGGAGATGGCATCAATACGGAAATATTTCTGGGTATGGCAAAGATAAAGAACAAGGTAAAAATACTCCTCGATATTGATAAAATTTTAGGCACGGAAGAGATCAATATGGTTGAGAGTTTAATGAGTATAGGTTAATTTTATTTTTTCATAAACACGGGTGATTTAAGGGTTTGAAGATATTGAGGCTTGGCATCTGTCACGCGAATTAATCGGAAAAAAGTATATCTCTGACGAAGATGCTGTAGTTTGCCAGAGGCTATGGACTTAAGCGGCAGACACCAGAAGCATCCGGATCGTCGACGCATAATATTGCTGAAAGTTTTGATTTTGATACAAATGTCGAGTTCGTCCGGTTCTTACGAGACGCTAAACGCCTTTACACGGAAGTTCAGAGCAAGCTGGAAGAATCCGTGCGGCTGTCCATGGGTTTATCAAATATCTTAAGAATTACGAAAAAAGCAAAATAACCCACCCTGAACCTGATAACCTGAGTGATTAGTTTTGCAATACTATTTAAGAAAAAAGGGAGAAAAATATGATTGGTAAAATGAATATGATGACAAGACTCATTGTCACGATTGTCACAGTCATTGTGGTTGCAATGAGTATTCTGACGTATATCAATGCGAAAAGGCAAAAGGCACAGATGTTGGCTGAGGTGCGTACCCAGGCACGAATGGCAGCAGACCAACTTATTTCTGCGAGAGCAGTAATCGCAGAGAAGCAAAAGGCAATTAATACCGACTCAAAAGGTAACTTTGAATTCAAGGGCGTGATCCCGGCAGTTGTTGGGCGTGAGATTGCCGAACATTTCAGCCAAACGACCATTTTCAAGATGAAGCAGACGAGCATTAAGTACAGGAACCAGTCAAATAAGCCTGATTCATGGGAGGTACATCAGTTAGAAAGGTTTGAGAGAGAGCCAGGCTTAGCAGATACCTCAGAAATAACAAAATTAGAGAACGGCTCGACGGTCTTTCGGTTGATGGTCCCTTTGAAGATCGAGGAGGCATGCTTGAAGTGTCATGGAGACCCGGCAACAAGTCCGACCAAGGATGGCAAAGACATCACGGGCAGGCAAATGGAGAATTACAAACTGGGGGATATTCGTGGCGGAATAAGCGTAACTGCGCCGATGTCAGCCGTAAATGCGACAATTGCCTCGAATAGAAATTTCAACATCATAGGAAATGGAATTTACGTGCTTCTGGTAGGTACCATAGTCTTTTTCCTCACTCGAAATATCATCACCTTACTGAAACGACTGGTTTTTAACTTAAGAAATGGCGCAGAAGAAGTTGCTTCGGCAGCAAACCAGATTTCTTCTTCCAGCCAGTCCCTTGCTGACGGGGCGTCGCAGCAGGCATCTTCCGTTGAAGAGACCTCTGCTTCGATTGAGGAAATGGCCTCGATGAT from Candidatus Brocadia sp. includes these protein-coding regions:
- a CDS encoding dihydrofolate reductase: MKRPGLRISLIAAMASNRVIGNRGRIPWNLPAELRRFRSITMGHTLVMGRKTYESIGYALPGRINIILTGKAGYGAPGCIIARDLASAITICPEDENEMFVCGGEQLYKEAIAIADRIYLSVLHREIAGDVFFPDIPFALFRRIRSENYEDVIPYTLSIYERIHE
- a CDS encoding response regulator, which codes for MENPIIKKSPSSKLEETLINTFPRICTDCGKLTNKQFLLTNPVLQNTTLSEFIKNANTSYILAKLTIEEFYEGELYLIFTVKEAITIGSLLLTLEDAIIRENADKGIFEGDCTDAFKEFANQVCGMLDNELRPKLPKPIHLKLTSTVLMNKENANTVLSEEILNEERLILTATMQILGFDDGKFILSISKLVGEEFFCEIIAEDTKKFRGTILVVDDSNTDLRIIRKLLGDEYKVLVTDNPNSALSRLQKDHIDLVLIDVHMPGISGITLCERFRRNAMSNAIPIIICSSSPTQENVIQAIRAGAEDFLVKPFTRQKLIEKINKHLINRNVLLNS
- a CDS encoding chemotaxis protein CheX, which codes for MTPESMMGTVCLDIAESTKTLFETMIMMDLKHGEASLVDDTQIKTDVIGMVSFTGKCHGVIALFCSQTFALKAASALLMTELNEFTSEVKDAIGEISNMIAGNVKTKLTAQYGDMHLSIPIVITGEGLSITAVNNHPIVAETTLSCFSKDPWLMTPFISNNEKFNIGLLLKESKK
- a CDS encoding chemotaxis protein CheW gives rise to the protein MKEKERKPGVSETVLREGKYLTFVLCGEEYGIEILKVREIIGIMNITPVPQTPGYMKGVINLRGKVIPVVDLRLKFGFQEVEHTKETCIIVVEVMNKLTGILVDTVSEVLDVRGQDLEPAPHLGDGINTEIFLGMAKIKNKVKILLDIDKILGTEEINMVESLMSIG
- a CDS encoding helix-turn-helix domain-containing protein, coding for MESPNIMTIKQVAEYLKVSPRTIYKLVKTGGIPTFKIMNMWRFEQSKIDQWIQDKSESNNFK
- a CDS encoding response regulator, with the translated sequence MPKVLIIDDSAVMRKIIQRNIQQSGLLVDEFVEAGDGREGLEKAASNSIDLILCDWNMPNMTGIDFVKALRGSAQKNNIPIVMVTTEGGETKIEEAKRSGANGYLTKPFTPEQLKSKLGNFLLVK
- a CDS encoding methyl-accepting chemotaxis protein encodes the protein MKVTLSTKIISLFIIGGLVPLVAIGVLSYYSSSKALKEQAFNQLASVRNVKQAFINDWFSKRKCDAVTLSKNEMVINATKEFKKAFNELGAEKVRDLYITKNPFPAGKKLEYVDAQDGSNYSKLHARYHPVFKQYLEEYGYYDIFLLDAETGNILYTVFKELDFGSNLVSGLYNMSNISKLYKDINSTNAIHEQSYAKLVDFEPYAPSNGDPASFIAAPIYDNNQKIGTLIFQMPISKIDAIMQDRSGLGETGETYLVGSDKLMRSNSRFSEKPTIFVTRVDTEAVKESLAGKADSKTIRDYRGMPVLSAYAPFNVLGLNWSIIAEIDEAEALKAVNNLRKWMIIIGLASAGFVAGLGILVIKITSKISGLFRTLLDDLTESSTQVASASEQISASSQSLAQGASEQAASIEETSSSMEEMSSITKQNAEIAHTASELVTSCFMSAQTGDESITKVNDSMQKINESSNNIVSIIKVIDGIAFQTNLLALNAAVEAARAGEHGKGFAVVAEEVRNLAQRCASAAKDITQLIEDSAKKVTSGTDLVKQSSEILKEIVSKAKKVTDLVNEITNASKEQAEGIDQVSKAITQMDQVTQQNAANAEETASSSEELSAQAESLKALVDRIAGEVGAGKENSVVSSQKDVQVTKKQVYAPSNKKNRFVREKTDGSAMKVSKDKGLKESWHDSQDDTLQDDNGRIHAVPASKSSRLIPMSDDEFKDF
- a CDS encoding methyl-accepting chemotaxis protein, encoding MIGKMNMMTRLIVTIVTVIVVAMSILTYINAKRQKAQMLAEVRTQARMAADQLISARAVIAEKQKAINTDSKGNFEFKGVIPAVVGREIAEHFSQTTIFKMKQTSIKYRNQSNKPDSWEVHQLERFEREPGLADTSEITKLENGSTVFRLMVPLKIEEACLKCHGDPATSPTKDGKDITGRQMENYKLGDIRGGISVTAPMSAVNATIASNRNFNIIGNGIYVLLVGTIVFFLTRNIITLLKRLVFNLRNGAEEVASAANQISSSSQSLADGASQQASSVEETSASIEEMASMITKNSDNAKEANQLAIMTKTSAESGNVAMDTLQTTMRDLNSGNDKVLSIIKSIDEIAFQTNLLALNAAVEAARAGEHGKGFAVVAEEVRNLAQRCSVASKETADLINSRVVSTENAAKIADKFAANLNEIVTEAKKVTDLAGEIAAASQEQSDGISQISKAVTSVDTVTQQNAANAEELASSSEELSAQAENLKVIIQELVMEIGNIDNDSKTSKKSQSHTYFEKKFHHSLKNDPDNKSKQMMQAKKANNSPRPGSKTNGNSFKKTVIARNRISDELMPLSDDFKDF
- a CDS encoding bacteriohemerythrin, which encodes MATKWSEDLSIGVKAIDEQHKGIFSRVDNLLNAMRQGKGKDEIGKTYTFLADYVVRHFKDEEDLMAKYNYDGCSKQKEEHTRFVKEFSSLKREFETNGTRPNLVIDTQRKLCDWLTNHISNEDKKIGVFLRVAG
- a CDS encoding four helix bundle protein: MSKDKRIFDLEERLIDFAVRIIRTTESLPKTRVGNHIAGQLIRCGTSSAPNYGEAQSAESRSDFIHKMKVSLKSYVKQRYGY
- a CDS encoding chemotaxis protein CheA: MEDNMNLMDDVEIVKEFLVESNDHLDDVESKILDLEKNPEDVDIINGIFRPIHSIKGSAGFLGLKDIGKVSHELETLLDEGRKAKIIITPGIIEILYEGVDLLKKLRDVVVKKVDNTNASIDVINYHPFLSKIPAILGHHQGVAQKEKTMGNSLKEKHIGEILVETGDISKDQLEIALQEQAQGKRLGEILVEKGMTTPEKINDALKVQSVIGKPSSETVKVDTQKLDNLVNLVGELVIANALICETLGNINRGANKNFSHLNKIVKDIQDQVMCMRMVPLKSTFQKMARLVRDVSAKVGKKVQLEISGEETELDKTVIDEIGDPLVHIIRNSIDHGIEPLEERIAKGKPADGLVRLNAFHRAGNIVIEIEDDGKGLCKERILRKAIERGLVDGNATLSDQQIFNLIFAAGFSTAERITDVSGRGVGMDVVKKNVERLRGKVEISTVEGKGTKISIKLPLTLAIIDGMIVQVGPEKYIVPMLSIEESIRPKKEDISTVQQRGELINVRGDLLPMVRLHNLYNVPPKRMNPWEALILVVEGEGQRCGILVDDLLGQQQIVIKSLGEQFRNIRGISGSAILGDGRIGLILDVGGIMSMALN